TGTAGGTCGATTTTCCAAAATCGACGTTTGGGTGTCGAGATATGAATCTCGACCTACAGGTTCTGATAGATTTTTAATAACTAGGGCGTGTTGCCAAATGTCAACACGTAGGTTGGGTTGAACGGGGAACCGTGAAACCCAACAATATCCCCTCTTCGTCCAGCAGGACGATATATATGTAACACACAACGGTTTGGTAGTGAACAACGATCGTTGTTCACTATGAAGCGGGCCATAGATGCACGTATATCTCGTAGGGAACGGAGAGCTCCGTTCCATTTGTTAAATGTCAACAGAACCTAGCAACTTAGGCTAGAATAGGCACATCTGAAGGAGGTGCAAAATGAAAAACATCTTTGCTTGTGTCGGTGGTTATGGTCGTTACGAACACATCATGTATGAGCATCTATCTAGCATCGAGGTGAATCACTTGCAGATCCCAGCACCGTCACCTTCAGCGATTGAGAGTGTGAAGGCAGAATTAGACGAGAATGGTTTTGCGCCGGTGGCGCTGACGGCAAAATATCAAGATGAGGATACGACCGCGACAGACGCAGCGACAGCAGATTGGATAGACGCTTTCGATGCGGCAGTCCGCATGGGTGTCTCGATAGTGCATAGCAGCGTCAAAGCCCACCCCGGATCAGAGTCGGATGTCTATAACTGGCTCTCAAAGATAGGGGACGAAGCCAGTGCACGCGGTCTCACCCTAGCCCTCGAAACCCATCCAACCCTGCTTCACAATGGTGAAGTGTGTTTAGAGTTGATACATGCGGTCAATCACCCAGCCGTCCGCATCAACTTCGATACGGGCAACATCTCCTTCTACACCGACGGCGGCGATGCCGTTGTGGAACTTGAGAAGATCGCCCCTTACGTTGCCTGCACCCATCTGAAAGACCACGATGGCGTATTCGACGCGTGGCACTTCACGACGCTCGGCGAGGGAATCGTAGATTTTGCGGAGGTGTTGAGAATCCTCAAATCGGTTGATTACACGGGTCCCTATATTCTCCAACCGGAAGGCGTCCGCGGCGAGGATCTGACCGAAGCACAGACCAAGGAACGGATAGAGAAGTCGTTTGAACACCTACGTCAGCTCGGTTATGGAGACTAGGTTATGGGGAATCAGTGGGAACGATTAAAAGGCAAAACTTATCCAGATACCTTGACTGAACAACTCACCACGCTTGAAATAGATGAAACCCTGATTTCATACAAGAAACAGAGAGAGCAGATGGCGAAAGACCCGTATCGTCCGATCTATCACATGTCTTCTTTATCAAGCATGGGAGACCCGAACGGGCTTTGCCAATGGCAGGGACGGTATCATCTATTCTACCAATTCGGTCCCGAAGGGAGCGACCGGTGCCACTGGGGGCATTGCTACGCCGATGACTTGGTACATTGGCGCGATCTGCCGCCTGCGCTCTATCCGGACACAGAACTTCACTGTTTCAGTGGCCAGACGCTTGTGGAAGATGAAAGGGTTGTCGCCATTTACCACGGCAAGGAATCGGGGAATAGTATTGCTACTGCGACGGATCCACTTTTGTTAAACTGGGAAAAACATCCAGATAATCCGGTTATCCCCAACCCTAAGATAGACGAATACGAGCGTCCCTACAACGTATTCGACCCATGTATATGGAAAGAGGAAGACGGGTATTATTCAATTTCCGGAACATCAATTGATGGTTACATCCGGGAACGGCGCCGCTCTGCCTCCCATCTTTTCTATTCAAAAGACCTGTCTGAATGGAAATATTTACATCCGCTGCTGATCGATGATGTTTTCTGTGATCTGGGCGAAGATGGTGCAGTACCAAATTTCTTGCCTATCGATCATGGCAAGCACATCTTACTCCTCTTTAGTCACAAACGGGCGGCGCGCTATTACATCGGTGAATATGACCAGCAAACACACCGATTCACGCCAGAATATCACGGCAGAATTAACCACGGTCCCTTTGGCGGCGGACATGTCGCCTGTCCCTCCGCAACGATAGATAGCAATGGACGTTGCATCACTATCCTCAACTGCGCGGACGGTAGGCAAGGTCCGCAATCTGAGTGGGGACGGTGTATGACACTGCCTTGGCAACTCTCCCTGAAGGCAGACACCATGTTGGCAATAGAACCTGTTGATGAGGTGAAATCCCTTCGTTATAATCACGAACATTTCGGGGAGGTTGCGTTATCAGCAAACGAGGAACGCGCCCTAGATAGTGTGGCAGGAAAAGCCATTGAGATCGACTTAACCGTAGAGATAGGAACTGCGCGGGAGGTTGGGGTGTATGTGCTCCGCTCACCAGATGGGCGTGAGCGAACGAAAATTTCGATCTACAACCACGGCCACCCAAAGACCAATGACAGTTTGCAGATCGACACCTCCAACGCTTCTCTGAGGACTGACCTCGTTGGCAAACCGCCAGAGACCGCTCCATTCTATGTGGGGACAGATCGACGGATACGGCTGCGCGTCTTTATCGATCGGAGCCTCATTGAAGTTTTCGCGGATAACGGGGAGTGCAAGGCAGAATGGGCGTTCCCAAGGAAAGGGATCGACAAAATTTTCCCGTTGTTCTCCAGACAGTGTGCCGTTGCGCGTGCCTATCCGGAGCAGGAAGATAGCAACGGTATCTCTCTATTCTCAATAGGGGGCGAAGCACAGATTGTGTCGCTGGATATGTGGCAGATGCGGTCAATCTGGCCTGAGTTGAAATACCAAGAAGGCACATAGAAAAAGGATATCACTTGTGTTGCATCAGTTCGTAGGTCCTAAAAATCTGAATTCATTAAACTTGATTTGCGAATCCATTCGCTCTCTCACAACTCAAGTCAATACTACCCAATCGGGTGGAAGGAGAAAGTAGAATGCCAAGAAGTCATCGCCCCTCAGTCCGCGGGAAACGGTACGTTGTCTCATCGGTACACTATCTCGCAACAATGGGCGGGGCACGTATTCTCGAAAATGGCGGTAACGCCGCCGATGCGGGTGTTGCCGTCGGTATCTGCATCAATGTGCTTCAGCCGGGATTCACCCATTTTGGTGGTGTCGCACCGATAATCCACTGTCCGGGGTCAGGGGCACCCGTAGAAACCATCAGTGGACTCGGACGCTGGCCCCAAGCGGCAAACATCGACTATTTCCGAAAATATCACAACGGTGATCTGCCCCCCGGAATCTTGCGAACCGTTACACCCGCATCGCCCGATGCGTGGCTGACGGCGTTGGCACGATTCGGCACCATGACCTTTGAAGAGGTCATCCAGCCCGCGCTGGATCTTGTCGAACAAGGGCACCCGGTTGATGATCAGTTCCACGCATTTGCTAGCCGGGAGCTAGGGGGCGACCCATCAACGGCTGCTGTCTTCAACCCCGGTGGACATATTCCACAAGTCGGGGAGATCTTTTTCCAGAAGGATCTGGCGAACACCTTCAGGCGGATGATTGATGCTGAACGGGGAGCGAGTGGTAACCGTGAAGCAGGAATCAGAGCCGCACGCGACCTAATCTATAAAGGCGAAATTGCCCACGAAATCGCTGATTTCCACGCGCAGGAAGGGGGACTGCTGACCTACGAAGATCTCGCCGCATTTTCGGTTCGGGTCGAGCCACCAACGCACATCACCTACAAAGGCTATGACGTTTATACCTGTGGACCGTGGTGTCAGGGGCCGACCCTCAACATGGCACTAAAGATTCTCGAAGGGGCTGACTTGCAGGGAATGGGGCACGAGTCTGCGGACTATCTTCACACGGTGATTGAAGGACTGAAATTGGCGTTTGCGGATCGGGAGGCGTATTTCGGCGATCCCGATTTTGTGCAGGTGCCGATGGTAGGCTTGCTTGATGAGCGATATGCCGCTGAAAGACGAGCTGCCATTGATCCACAACGCGCCGTCCCCGACATGCCACTTCCCGGTGATCCGTGGCCATTCCATCCGGAGTCGCGCGGAGAGAACAGCCCCCTCCCAACCTTGGACCCGAATCGTCCACAGCCGGAGCGGATATCGCATTGGGAGAGCGATACCAGTTACCTCTGCGTGATAGATGAGAGCGGTAACGCGTTCTCCGCTACGCCTTCGGATGTGGTTGGCTGGTCTCCAATCGTTCCGGGCTTGGGTTTTCCTGTCTCAGGACGGGGCACGCAGACGTGGCTAGATCCAGCGCACCCCTCCTGTCTGCAGCCGTGGAAACGTCCACGCCTCACCCCGAATCCAGCGCTGGCTCTCAAGGATGGAAAGCCGTTTATGCCTTTCGGTTGTCCCGGTGGAGATGCACAGGTGCAAGGGATGCTGCAGGTGTTCCTCAATATCATCGAGTTCGGGATGGAGCCGCAAGAGGCGATCGAAGCCCCTCGTGTCATCAGTCACAGCTTCCCGAATTCGTTCTGGCCCCATGGATCACTGCCCGGCGAGGTAGTGGTCGAAGCCCGTATCGCCCCACAGACCCGCGAGGCTTTGCGTGGTCGGGGGCATCACCTTCACGATCACGACGATTGGAGTGCAGGGGTCAGCCGTGTGTGCGCAATCACCGTTGATCCTGAGACGGGAACACGCATCGGTGGTGCAGATCCACGCTCCACATCATATGCAATCGGTTGGTAAATGAAGTCACAATGAGAGAGGAGAAATCGTATGCCTTTGACCTTTGATATGTCGTTAGCGGAGTTGAAAACCTATAAGGGCGTAAATCCACGCCCCGACGACTTTGATTCTTTTTGGGAGGACGCGCTTGCGGAGATGCGGGAGGTTGATCCGCAGATTGAGATCTCACCGGCAAGTTTCCAGACCCCCTTTGCAGAATGTTCAGATCTCTATTTCACCGGTGTCGGCGGTGCGCGGGTTCACGCCAAACTTATCGTCCCGAATGAGTTTACTATCCCCCATTCGGCGGTGTTGATGTTCCACGGCTATTCTGGCGATGCCGGCGATTGGGTAAGTAAGTTGGGCTACGCCGCTCTCGGTCACACCGTCGCCGCGCTCGATTGTCGTGGTCAGGGTGGTTCGTCCGAAGATACGGGCGGTGTGACAGGCTGGACGTTACGCGGACATATTATCCGCGGACTTGAAGATCCGCCGGAAAAACTGCTCTACCGCCAGATTTTTCTGGATACAGCACAACTCGCAAAAATTGTGATGGAGATGCCGGAGGTGGACGAAAATCGAGTCGGTGCGACCGGCAGAAGCCAAGGCGGCGGACTGACACTCGCTTGTGCAGCCCTTGAACCGCGTATCAAACGGGCAGCACCCGTGTTTCCGTTCCTCTGCGATTACCAGCGGGTGTGGGAGATGGATCAGGCAAAAGATGCTTACGCCGAATTGGGAGAATACTTCCGTAAATTCGACCCACTCCACGAGCGCGAAGAGGCGATATTTGAGAAACTAGGCTATATCGACGTGCAGTATCTATGTCCACGCATCCGGAGTGAAGTCTTTATGGGGGTGGGACTAATGGACACCATCTGTCCACCTTCGACGCAATTTGCCGCTTATAACAAGATTACAGCGGAGAAATCGTTAGCGATTTATCCTGACTTTGCACATGAAGACCTGCCGGGACTCGGAGACGAGATCTTTCAGTTTATGAGCGGGCTTTAGTTTCCCACTCGACTTGGGTTGTGAAACCATGAGAAGACAAACAGTCCGATCCACTCTGTGGACGCTATTTTTCTGCCTTATCTCCGTCGTGGGACACGCCGATGAAGGCAATTTTTTTGTGCGATTGGATCAGGACATATTCGATGCAATCCACGATGAACCGCCCCGAAGCGAGCCGCTCGGCACCATTATGGAGGTGGGAACCTATTTTGGCGACGGCAGAACAATGCTAGGAGTTTCTCTTCTCCTGATGGCTTATGGCGACGATAACAACCGTGAAACGGGCAGATTGTTGACCTCCACTTTCATCAGCACAGGTGTAATTGTTTGGGGGCTGAAGGAGATTATAGGACGTAAACGCCCCCTCGACGAGGAGGTCGGTAATCCGGCGTTTCCATCGGGGCACACCGCCTACGCTTTCGCCGGTGCGACGGTGCTTGGGAATCGGTATCCCAAACTCCGTATTCCGCTTTACATCGGCGCGGGGTTGGTCGGTCTCACCCGAATCTACCTGGGCAGGCATTATGCGTCTGATGTGATTGCCGGCGCAGCGGTGGGCACAATCACTGGGGCGCTCGTCTCACGCCATCGTGGAACGTTGTTGGAATGGCGGTTCTAATGGAAGACTTTCTACTCCGTCCGCAGACGCGGATCCAACGCATCACGAACAGCATCCCCGAATAGATTCGCCGGCAGCACTAGCCCAAACATAAATAGAAATGCGGCAATGAGATTCCACCAGACCACCGGATCGCGGGCTAACTCCAAACGGGCAGTGTTGATCATGTTGCCCCAACTGCCCGTCGTCGGATCGACACCGATCTGGAGATAGGTCAGCAATGCTTCAAAGAAAACCAGCCCACTGAAACGCAGGATAGCAGAGATAAGCACGATGTGCATGACGTTTGGTACGATATGCTTGGCAAGGATCTTCCATCGACTCACGCCGAAGGCTTCTGCGGCTTGGATATATTCTAGCTCCCGTAGCTTGAGGGTTTCGCCGCGCAGCAGTCGGCACAGCCCCGTCCAACTGCTGATCCCTAGGATGAGACAGAGGTTGAACAAGCCGTGTCCAAACAGGAGCATGAACGCAGCGATCAACAGAATGCTCGGAATAGACGCAAGGGTGGAGTAGATATATTGAACAATGTCATCAACCCGTCCCCCGAGATAACCGGCGATTACGCCGAAGCAGAGCGCGAACGGGATCGCGGTCAGCGTTGTGAACCCACCGATAATCAGCGCCGTCCGAATCCCTTTCAGCGCACGGTAGAAGACGTCGGTGCCGACCTTGTCTGTGCCGAAGAGGTGTGAATGTGGGTGTTGCAGCGGCGGATGCTCGCGGGTGATTCGCCCATCCGGCTGCTGGATTGTACTCTTGGTGTAGAGATGAGCTGCGAAGGGGGCAGAGTAGGTTTTTTCGGTGTTCTCACGTAGCGGTGTGCAGATTCGATCTAGGAGACTCCACCTTCGCGGGGAATAGATGAGTTGTTCCGTTTCGTTGCGAACCAACTTTCCATCCGGGTTGAAGACCGGATCACTCCAACGGATACTATCGAGCAATCCAATGGAGATATAGATCGATAGAATAGCAAAGGAAACCATCGCCAACCGACGCCCGCAGACCTGACGTGCAGCACTTTGCCAATACTCTCGACGCGCAGCGTACCGAATCAGGAGGATTGCTGCCGCAATCATCGCGAGAAGGAACAGGTTATGATGGGCTGCAGATCGCCAGATCCATGCGATGCGATCACTGAAGTGGATGGCTCCCGCCGTCTGATCCATTCCGATGAGAAAGATGGACATTGTTATTTGTCCTCTACGCTACGGAACCTCGCCTCGTATAGTCGAACAAATTGACATGGTTCGGGAATACCAACTTTCTCATGTTCAAAATCGAGTGGGCTATGTAATTGCCAAAATTCATCTTCCTCCTCCGGCGTGTCAAAGTTCGGAGGGGACGGTAATTTTTTATTCATCCGTTTTCCGTCGTCTTGCTTGCTAAAGATAGTATGCACAGGGGTTACGGCATACGGAGTATGCCTACTACTTTATCACAGACGTGGTAGCGGTCGTGGGAGCGTGTCGTGCGGGTGAACTAGCGCGTGACGCTCATGCAACTGAGTCAAATGACGGAGCCGCTCTGGGCTAGCGGTCTCTAGCATCAGATCTGTGTACATACCGCCGATTTTGAACCCGTGCGCGACAGGGCAATGATGGCGGAGGTATTGATCCACGCGTGCGATCCCTTCCTCCGTTACCCCCTGCTTAATCAGATTCATCGTAAACATGCGCCGACGGTTGCTGCCGCCGAAGGCAGCGTGCAGGGTATCGTGATAGAAGATTGCCAGATCACCGGGATTCGTTTCTAAGGCGACATTCCCTGGAACCTCGGAGGGCGGGATACCCCATAACTGTTCAGAATCTCGCGGCGATATATTTTCCGTCCGCCAGAAGGAGTCGGGGCGATGACTGCCCGGCATGACGCGCAAACAGCCGGTATCTCGGGCTAGCGGGTCGAGATAGTATGCTATTTTGATTGCAAAGAGTTCAGGGTATCCGCCATCAGCATGCCAACCGGTATCTCCGCTGTAGTAGTTGCCGTCGCCGGAAGCGTAGTTAAAGTCGTCCCCCAAAATATCGGAGGCGATGCCGACGACGCGTGGGTCGTCGAGCAGCGTACAGAGCTTTGCGCTGTGATCGATGGTCGGAACAATCATGGTGCGTTGTGATCCATCGTGTTCATCGCCTTTTCCGTAAGTATCGAGGACGTGCTCAAACTCTTCTGTAATCCAAGCGACCTCGTCCGGCGTGAACAGTTGCGGAATATGGATGAATCCAAAGGTGTGGAAAAAGTTGAGTTGTTGTTCAGTCAGGTACATGGGAATATCCCTCTCTATCCGTACAGATTAGTAAAGGACCATAAAAGCAGAAAGTGCAAAATGCCAAAAGCGTGAAACGTGATGTCCCGTTCCGAGGATCCCGATCTATCAGGACGTGAAAACTATTTCTTTATAGGAGC
This genomic interval from Candidatus Poribacteria bacterium contains the following:
- a CDS encoding sugar phosphate isomerase/epimerase, producing the protein MKNIFACVGGYGRYEHIMYEHLSSIEVNHLQIPAPSPSAIESVKAELDENGFAPVALTAKYQDEDTTATDAATADWIDAFDAAVRMGVSIVHSSVKAHPGSESDVYNWLSKIGDEASARGLTLALETHPTLLHNGEVCLELIHAVNHPAVRINFDTGNISFYTDGGDAVVELEKIAPYVACTHLKDHDGVFDAWHFTTLGEGIVDFAEVLRILKSVDYTGPYILQPEGVRGEDLTEAQTKERIEKSFEHLRQLGYGD
- a CDS encoding glycoside hydrolase family 32 protein; the encoded protein is MGNQWERLKGKTYPDTLTEQLTTLEIDETLISYKKQREQMAKDPYRPIYHMSSLSSMGDPNGLCQWQGRYHLFYQFGPEGSDRCHWGHCYADDLVHWRDLPPALYPDTELHCFSGQTLVEDERVVAIYHGKESGNSIATATDPLLLNWEKHPDNPVIPNPKIDEYERPYNVFDPCIWKEEDGYYSISGTSIDGYIRERRRSASHLFYSKDLSEWKYLHPLLIDDVFCDLGEDGAVPNFLPIDHGKHILLLFSHKRAARYYIGEYDQQTHRFTPEYHGRINHGPFGGGHVACPSATIDSNGRCITILNCADGRQGPQSEWGRCMTLPWQLSLKADTMLAIEPVDEVKSLRYNHEHFGEVALSANEERALDSVAGKAIEIDLTVEIGTAREVGVYVLRSPDGRERTKISIYNHGHPKTNDSLQIDTSNASLRTDLVGKPPETAPFYVGTDRRIRLRVFIDRSLIEVFADNGECKAEWAFPRKGIDKIFPLFSRQCAVARAYPEQEDSNGISLFSIGGEAQIVSLDMWQMRSIWPELKYQEGT
- a CDS encoding gamma-glutamyltransferase family protein; the protein is MPRSHRPSVRGKRYVVSSVHYLATMGGARILENGGNAADAGVAVGICINVLQPGFTHFGGVAPIIHCPGSGAPVETISGLGRWPQAANIDYFRKYHNGDLPPGILRTVTPASPDAWLTALARFGTMTFEEVIQPALDLVEQGHPVDDQFHAFASRELGGDPSTAAVFNPGGHIPQVGEIFFQKDLANTFRRMIDAERGASGNREAGIRAARDLIYKGEIAHEIADFHAQEGGLLTYEDLAAFSVRVEPPTHITYKGYDVYTCGPWCQGPTLNMALKILEGADLQGMGHESADYLHTVIEGLKLAFADREAYFGDPDFVQVPMVGLLDERYAAERRAAIDPQRAVPDMPLPGDPWPFHPESRGENSPLPTLDPNRPQPERISHWESDTSYLCVIDESGNAFSATPSDVVGWSPIVPGLGFPVSGRGTQTWLDPAHPSCLQPWKRPRLTPNPALALKDGKPFMPFGCPGGDAQVQGMLQVFLNIIEFGMEPQEAIEAPRVISHSFPNSFWPHGSLPGEVVVEARIAPQTREALRGRGHHLHDHDDWSAGVSRVCAITVDPETGTRIGGADPRSTSYAIGW
- a CDS encoding acetylxylan esterase, with translation MPLTFDMSLAELKTYKGVNPRPDDFDSFWEDALAEMREVDPQIEISPASFQTPFAECSDLYFTGVGGARVHAKLIVPNEFTIPHSAVLMFHGYSGDAGDWVSKLGYAALGHTVAALDCRGQGGSSEDTGGVTGWTLRGHIIRGLEDPPEKLLYRQIFLDTAQLAKIVMEMPEVDENRVGATGRSQGGGLTLACAALEPRIKRAAPVFPFLCDYQRVWEMDQAKDAYAELGEYFRKFDPLHEREEAIFEKLGYIDVQYLCPRIRSEVFMGVGLMDTICPPSTQFAAYNKITAEKSLAIYPDFAHEDLPGLGDEIFQFMSGL
- a CDS encoding phosphatase PAP2 family protein — its product is MRRQTVRSTLWTLFFCLISVVGHADEGNFFVRLDQDIFDAIHDEPPRSEPLGTIMEVGTYFGDGRTMLGVSLLLMAYGDDNNRETGRLLTSTFISTGVIVWGLKEIIGRKRPLDEEVGNPAFPSGHTAYAFAGATVLGNRYPKLRIPLYIGAGLVGLTRIYLGRHYASDVIAGAAVGTITGALVSRHRGTLLEWRF
- a CDS encoding ABC transporter permease; translated protein: MIAAAILLIRYAARREYWQSAARQVCGRRLAMVSFAILSIYISIGLLDSIRWSDPVFNPDGKLVRNETEQLIYSPRRWSLLDRICTPLRENTEKTYSAPFAAHLYTKSTIQQPDGRITREHPPLQHPHSHLFGTDKVGTDVFYRALKGIRTALIIGGFTTLTAIPFALCFGVIAGYLGGRVDDIVQYIYSTLASIPSILLIAAFMLLFGHGLFNLCLILGISSWTGLCRLLRGETLKLRELEYIQAAEAFGVSRWKILAKHIVPNVMHIVLISAILRFSGLVFFEALLTYLQIGVDPTTGSWGNMINTARLELARDPVVWWNLIAAFLFMFGLVLPANLFGDAVRDALDPRLRTE
- a CDS encoding phytanoyl-CoA dioxygenase family protein; amino-acid sequence: MYLTEQQLNFFHTFGFIHIPQLFTPDEVAWITEEFEHVLDTYGKGDEHDGSQRTMIVPTIDHSAKLCTLLDDPRVVGIASDILGDDFNYASGDGNYYSGDTGWHADGGYPELFAIKIAYYLDPLARDTGCLRVMPGSHRPDSFWRTENISPRDSEQLWGIPPSEVPGNVALETNPGDLAIFYHDTLHAAFGGSNRRRMFTMNLIKQGVTEEGIARVDQYLRHHCPVAHGFKIGGMYTDLMLETASPERLRHLTQLHERHALVHPHDTLPRPLPRL